In one window of Fictibacillus phosphorivorans DNA:
- a CDS encoding SDR family oxidoreductase has translation MNRSLEGRTAIVTGASRLNGIGAAVCLELANRGAHIFFTTWGTYDTTMHTGNHTNDPELLVEKLKDRGVKSLYEEIDLSVSEHIPALLEKVERDLGTPTILINNACMSQSHNWEDTTSAILDAHYAINIRATTLLSIEFAKRFIGDRGSIVHLTSGQSKGPMLGELAYAATKGAVDALTISLAAEIGHKGITVNAVNPGPTDTGWINPELEKILLPKFPGGKIGKPEDAARLVAFLATPEAEWITGQIIHSEGGFLRQ, from the coding sequence ATGAATCGTTCTTTAGAAGGAAGAACAGCCATCGTGACGGGAGCGAGCCGTTTGAACGGAATCGGCGCAGCCGTTTGTTTGGAGCTTGCAAATAGGGGAGCTCATATATTCTTTACGACTTGGGGTACATATGACACAACGATGCACACAGGTAATCATACAAATGACCCCGAGCTGCTTGTAGAAAAATTAAAAGATCGAGGAGTGAAATCTCTGTATGAAGAGATTGACCTTAGCGTTTCAGAACATATCCCGGCACTCCTAGAAAAAGTCGAAAGAGATTTAGGTACACCGACCATACTTATAAACAATGCCTGTATGTCACAGAGTCATAACTGGGAAGATACGACCAGTGCGATTTTAGATGCTCATTATGCGATCAACATTCGTGCGACGACTCTACTAAGTATAGAGTTTGCCAAGCGTTTTATAGGGGACAGAGGCAGCATCGTTCATCTAACATCCGGCCAGTCAAAAGGTCCGATGCTCGGAGAATTAGCGTATGCTGCTACAAAAGGAGCGGTTGATGCGTTAACGATCTCGTTAGCTGCTGAAATTGGACATAAAGGAATTACAGTTAATGCAGTAAATCCTGGTCCTACTGACACAGGGTGGATTAATCCAGAATTAGAAAAAATTCTTCTTCCAAAGTTTCCTGGTGGAAAGATCGGGAAACCAGAAGATGCGGCAAGGTTAGTAGCATTTTTGGCAACACCGGAAGCAGAGTGGATAA
- a CDS encoding 2-hydroxyacid dehydrogenase, with protein MQKPYVFITRKLPKETISQLEQIVEINMWPHEEEAVPREVLLSEIKKADGLLTMLSDKIDSEVLNEASSLKVIANLAVGYDNIDVKAAKQKGITVCNTPDVLTDSTADLAFSLILATARRIVESANFVKEGKWNSWGPLLLAGADVHHKTIGIVGMGRIGEAVARRAKGFDMKILYHNRKRKPNAEVSLSAEYKEFHELLKQSDFVVSLIPLTPETKEMFNREAFQSMKDSAIFVNAGRGATVDESALIEALKNKEIAGAGLDVFQQEPIDIDHPLLSMKQVVALPHIGSASVETRMKMAELACRNIRNILDGKGAETPVT; from the coding sequence ATGCAAAAACCTTATGTTTTTATTACTAGAAAATTACCGAAAGAAACGATTAGTCAACTAGAGCAGATTGTAGAGATCAACATGTGGCCTCATGAAGAAGAGGCTGTACCAAGGGAAGTGCTTCTTTCCGAAATCAAAAAAGCAGATGGATTGCTTACGATGCTTTCAGACAAAATCGATAGCGAAGTACTGAATGAAGCATCTTCACTAAAGGTAATAGCAAATCTAGCAGTTGGTTATGACAATATCGATGTTAAAGCTGCTAAGCAAAAAGGCATAACAGTTTGTAACACACCAGATGTGTTAACAGATTCTACTGCGGATTTAGCATTCTCTCTAATCCTTGCAACAGCGCGTAGGATTGTTGAATCAGCAAATTTTGTGAAAGAAGGTAAGTGGAACAGCTGGGGTCCTTTATTGCTTGCTGGAGCTGATGTTCATCACAAAACAATCGGAATCGTTGGAATGGGCAGGATCGGAGAAGCTGTAGCGAGAAGAGCAAAGGGCTTTGATATGAAAATTTTATACCACAATCGAAAACGTAAGCCTAATGCAGAAGTCTCGCTTAGCGCTGAATACAAAGAATTTCATGAGCTATTAAAACAATCAGACTTTGTTGTCTCACTTATCCCATTAACACCTGAAACGAAAGAGATGTTTAACAGAGAAGCTTTTCAGAGCATGAAAGATAGTGCGATCTTCGTTAATGCAGGCAGAGGTGCAACGGTTGATGAATCTGCGCTTATTGAAGCATTGAAGAACAAAGAAATCGCAGGTGCAGGTCTTGATGTATTTCAGCAAGAACCGATTGATATTGACCACCCTCTTTTGTCGATGAAACAGGTGGTAGCCCTTCCACACATCGGTAGTGCAAGTGTTGAAACAAGGATGAAGATGGCTGAACTTGCATGCCGAAACATACGAAATATATTGGATGGAAAGGGCGCAGAAACGCCTGTTACATAA
- the yutH gene encoding spore coat putative kinase YutH: MFERDVFHHYQLVCEDRRSESGYRTFYCKGNQYIVIPQQQMSYEKLQEMMYISDYLQQRGEENIPVLQPTITNMPSAYVDGESVIIFKVEPKKGEHRNFEIGSELAEFHKRGKGLEQYYPVEQIAYGQWPLLWINRVDEMHNRYAEISARKQKNDFDQLFLTTFPYYEGMAENAIQYITDYQLERGPKGIGSAAICYDRFSERSWIRTSNSFVKLPIGWVIDSPMRDLAECIREKIYQPEFRSHEVLQLIDDYEKVKPLSKGAWRLLYGRLLFPSQYFDTVDEHYNNERDIGKELYVRRFTDLISYEKQNEYFLKSFYRSIGLPVQELNIPMVDWLVPMI, from the coding sequence TTGTTTGAAAGAGATGTGTTTCATCATTATCAACTAGTATGTGAAGATAGAAGATCTGAATCAGGTTATCGGACCTTCTATTGCAAAGGAAACCAATACATCGTGATACCACAGCAGCAGATGTCTTATGAAAAACTGCAAGAGATGATGTATATCAGTGATTATCTACAGCAACGAGGAGAGGAGAACATTCCTGTTCTGCAGCCTACAATCACCAATATGCCTAGTGCTTATGTAGATGGAGAGTCTGTTATCATTTTTAAAGTGGAGCCTAAAAAAGGAGAACATCGTAACTTTGAGATAGGCTCAGAACTCGCAGAGTTTCATAAGCGAGGAAAAGGTCTGGAACAATATTATCCAGTAGAACAAATCGCATACGGGCAATGGCCGCTGTTATGGATCAATCGTGTGGATGAAATGCATAACCGTTATGCGGAAATATCAGCGAGAAAACAAAAGAATGATTTTGATCAATTGTTTTTGACGACATTTCCTTATTATGAAGGAATGGCTGAGAACGCGATCCAATATATCACGGATTACCAACTAGAGAGAGGGCCTAAAGGAATAGGTTCTGCTGCCATCTGCTATGATCGTTTCAGCGAACGGTCCTGGATTCGTACGTCTAACAGTTTTGTTAAACTGCCGATTGGCTGGGTGATTGATAGTCCAATGAGAGATCTTGCAGAATGTATCAGAGAAAAGATCTATCAGCCAGAATTCAGAAGTCATGAAGTTTTGCAGTTGATCGACGATTACGAAAAAGTAAAGCCATTATCCAAGGGAGCTTGGAGACTTCTATACGGCAGGCTCCTATTTCCATCACAGTATTTTGATACAGTGGATGAACATTATAACAATGAGAGAGATATCGGAAAAGAACTATATGTCCGCCGCTTTACTGACTTAATCTCGTATGAAAAGCAAAATGAATACTTTTTAAAAAGCTTTTACAGATCGATCGGTCTTCCGGTCCAAGAGTTAAATATCCCAATGGTGGATTGGCTTGTACCCATGATCTAA
- a CDS encoding phosphatidylglycerophosphatase A, which produces MPNKKVEKVEETARKQLNERGVTVNDIAELVYFLQVPYHPDLKMDVCRENVERVIAKREVQNAILTGIALDVLAEQKKLEQPLQEILARDESLYGIDEVIALSIVNIYGSIGFTNYGFIDKQKPGILEKLNDKSTGMVHTFLDDIVGAIAAAASSRLAHRAANEE; this is translated from the coding sequence ATGCCAAATAAAAAAGTGGAAAAAGTCGAAGAAACTGCACGCAAACAGCTGAACGAACGGGGCGTTACGGTAAACGATATCGCTGAACTTGTTTATTTTCTCCAAGTCCCCTACCATCCTGACCTAAAAATGGATGTATGTAGAGAAAACGTTGAAAGAGTCATCGCAAAACGTGAAGTTCAGAATGCTATCCTCACAGGTATTGCTCTTGATGTATTAGCTGAACAGAAAAAACTTGAGCAGCCACTTCAGGAAATATTAGCTCGCGATGAAAGTCTTTATGGGATTGATGAAGTGATTGCACTCTCAATAGTGAATATATATGGCTCTATTGGTTTTACTAACTACGGATTCATCGATAAACAAAAACCAGGAATCTTAGAAAAACTTAACGATAAGTCTACAGGCATGGTTCATACTTTCTTAGATGACATTGTCGGTGCGATTGCAGCAGCAGCATCGAGCAGATTAGCACATCGTGCAGCAAATGAAGAATAA
- a CDS encoding TIGR01457 family HAD-type hydrolase produces the protein MKAYKGFLIDLDGTMYRGTERIIEAVDFVKKLNEKNLPYLFVTNNSSKTKKQVADVLAGFDIPASAEHVYTTSMATANYIAEQKKNATVYCIGEDGIREALQEQGLELVEENPDFVVVGIDRSITYEKLAKACLAVRNGATFISTNGDIALPTERGLLPGNGALTSVITVSTQTEPTFIGKPESIIMEMALETLGMKKEETLMIGDNYQTDILAGIRAGIDTLLVHTGVTTKKHLEEIEVHPTYTVNGLDEWEIK, from the coding sequence ATGAAGGCATATAAAGGATTCTTGATCGACTTAGACGGAACGATGTATCGAGGAACAGAACGAATTATTGAGGCGGTTGATTTTGTAAAAAAATTAAACGAAAAAAACCTTCCTTATTTGTTCGTGACAAATAATTCTTCTAAAACAAAAAAACAAGTGGCAGATGTGCTTGCAGGATTTGATATCCCAGCATCTGCTGAACATGTGTATACAACGAGCATGGCAACAGCCAACTATATTGCTGAACAAAAGAAAAATGCGACCGTCTATTGTATCGGTGAGGATGGAATTAGAGAAGCGCTTCAAGAACAAGGACTAGAACTAGTAGAAGAGAACCCTGATTTTGTTGTGGTTGGAATCGATCGCTCGATCACCTATGAAAAGTTAGCAAAAGCATGCCTTGCAGTCCGTAACGGAGCAACTTTTATCTCGACAAATGGTGATATTGCTCTTCCGACGGAAAGAGGCCTTCTGCCAGGAAACGGAGCACTGACTTCTGTCATTACGGTTTCAACTCAAACAGAACCAACGTTTATCGGTAAGCCTGAGTCCATCATCATGGAGATGGCGTTAGAAACACTCGGAATGAAAAAAGAAGAAACACTCATGATCGGTGACAACTATCAAACAGATATCTTAGCTGGTATTCGTGCCGGAATCGATACGCTGCTTGTTCACACAGGAGTTACAACAAAGAAACACCTTGAAGAAATTGAGGTTCATCCAACGTATACCGTTAACGGATTGGATGAGTGGGAGATCAAGTAA
- a CDS encoding helix-turn-helix transcriptional regulator, whose product MTMKNHTSTRDEIIYLLKRNKRMTVTEMAKSLGITEMAVRRHLNTLERDHVIETTLVRQAMGRPIHFYHLTASGDEQFPRNYSGLTVDFLKDIEEVSGTATIDELFKRRENRLQDRYKDRMNTLTDFEQKVNELANIQNEAGYMVDWERGENPDTYVLTEYNCPIAKVANEYQQACSCELSLFKRMLQTDAVERKTCMAKGGDYCCYVIKEEKQTSEV is encoded by the coding sequence ATGACCATGAAGAATCACACCTCAACCCGTGATGAAATCATCTATCTTTTAAAAAGGAATAAGAGGATGACTGTTACGGAAATGGCAAAATCCCTTGGAATAACCGAAATGGCTGTTCGGCGTCATCTCAACACGTTAGAACGTGATCATGTGATTGAAACGACTCTTGTCCGACAGGCTATGGGAAGACCAATCCATTTTTATCATCTTACAGCAAGCGGGGACGAACAATTTCCACGAAACTATTCAGGGCTTACCGTTGATTTTTTAAAAGATATAGAAGAAGTGAGTGGCACAGCAACAATTGATGAATTGTTTAAGCGACGTGAAAATCGTCTGCAGGATAGATACAAAGATCGAATGAACACACTGACAGATTTTGAACAAAAAGTAAATGAACTCGCTAATATTCAAAATGAAGCAGGATACATGGTGGACTGGGAAAGAGGAGAAAATCCTGATACTTATGTATTAACAGAGTATAACTGTCCGATCGCTAAAGTAGCGAATGAATATCAGCAAGCCTGCTCCTGCGAGCTATCACTCTTCAAGCGCATGCTACAAACAGACGCTGTTGAGCGAAAGACGTGTATGGCAAAAGGCGGAGATTATTGCTGTTATGTGATAAAAGAAGAAAAGCAAACATCTGAAGTCTAA
- a CDS encoding DUF86 domain-containing protein — protein MYFVDRKKINEHLVYMNELIRTFKELSTPANKLETLVVERIGHMLIESMMDVGNMIIDGFIMRDPGSFEDILDILIDEKVIPNDEAVSLKEVVNLRKSLVQDYTSADSKVIYDTIVSKEKELSAFPLHIKRYLEEELGPVSAFLPE, from the coding sequence ATGTATTTTGTTGATCGAAAAAAAATCAATGAACATTTAGTGTACATGAACGAATTAATTCGTACGTTTAAGGAGTTATCCACTCCCGCAAATAAGCTAGAAACACTTGTGGTTGAAAGAATTGGACACATGTTGATCGAATCGATGATGGACGTGGGTAATATGATTATCGATGGATTTATCATGCGTGATCCAGGAAGTTTTGAAGACATACTGGATATCCTGATTGATGAAAAAGTAATTCCGAACGATGAAGCAGTATCACTAAAAGAAGTGGTTAACCTTCGTAAATCACTCGTTCAAGACTACACTTCTGCTGATAGTAAAGTCATTTATGATACCATCGTTTCAAAAGAAAAGGAACTTTCTGCATTTCCCTTACACATAAAAAGGTACCTAGAAGAAGAGTTGGGGCCAGTTTCTGCATTTTTACCTGAATAA
- a CDS encoding DUF3055 domain-containing protein produces the protein MNEETFFLYDDKESTETRFVSFMGRNTRFDLAITKTTRHYGKSLVLNMLGSTYAIIGQDDLEEEGYLEHAFNLTEEDAMELREFLAEVV, from the coding sequence ATGAACGAGGAAACTTTTTTCTTATATGATGATAAAGAATCAACAGAAACGCGTTTTGTAAGTTTTATGGGACGAAACACTCGCTTTGATCTTGCTATCACAAAAACTACGAGACATTATGGAAAATCTTTAGTCCTGAACATGTTAGGCAGTACATATGCCATTATTGGTCAGGATGATCTAGAGGAAGAAGGCTATTTGGAACACGCGTTTAATCTAACTGAAGAAGACGCGATGGAGCTTCGTGAATTTTTAGCTGAAGTTGTTTAA
- a CDS encoding YutD family protein, which produces MITVGNYSYEVIEDVKEAFNEEQFKARYSEILHKYDYIVGDLGYEQLRLRGFFEDNHEKATFDTKISTLPEYIYEYCNFGCPYFVVKKVNP; this is translated from the coding sequence TTGATTACAGTTGGTAATTATTCCTATGAAGTGATTGAAGATGTAAAAGAAGCCTTTAACGAGGAACAATTTAAAGCGCGCTATAGTGAAATCTTACATAAATACGATTATATTGTTGGTGATCTTGGTTACGAACAGCTTAGACTTCGTGGATTTTTTGAAGACAATCATGAAAAGGCTACGTTCGACACAAAGATCAGCACCTTACCGGAATACATTTACGAATATTGTAATTTCGGATGTCCGTATTTTGTAGTCAAAAAAGTAAACCCCTGA
- a CDS encoding YhcN/YlaJ family sporulation lipoprotein: MKKLGMFLLIGLMLAGCGGGDQKKMGQEYKFSKTNVKDENRIGNNMNYGDFGYMRHMSGDKVKTGNAVPYLNRQKLADMISDMVLQLPNIKDVGTLVTDEEVLIGYKTTNKDRNAAADQVKMTGFSVVPRYYHVYVSDEKGMIDKIEQYQSLNNDTEQIEGIMDQLILQMKKAPQGKKWNYGENENGEMNGETNSMRGQMEGK; this comes from the coding sequence GTGAAAAAATTAGGAATGTTCTTATTGATCGGCTTGATGCTTGCTGGATGCGGCGGCGGTGATCAAAAGAAGATGGGACAAGAATATAAATTTTCTAAAACCAATGTAAAAGATGAGAATCGAATTGGCAACAACATGAACTATGGGGACTTTGGATATATGCGTCATATGTCGGGGGACAAAGTAAAAACAGGAAATGCAGTTCCATACTTAAATCGCCAAAAGCTTGCCGATATGATCTCTGATATGGTTCTGCAATTACCGAATATTAAAGATGTCGGTACATTAGTTACAGATGAAGAAGTTTTGATCGGCTACAAAACAACAAACAAGGACCGAAACGCAGCGGCTGACCAAGTCAAGATGACTGGTTTCTCTGTTGTACCAAGATACTACCATGTGTATGTGTCAGATGAAAAAGGAATGATCGACAAGATCGAACAATATCAATCCTTAAATAATGATACCGAACAGATCGAAGGAATCATGGACCAACTGATCCTACAAATGAAAAAAGCACCTCAAGGCAAGAAGTGGAACTATGGGGAAAATGAAAATGGTGAGATGAACGGCGAAACGAACAGTATGCGTGGACAAATGGAAGGCAAATAA
- the lipA gene encoding lipoyl synthase, which translates to MAKKEEYVRKPEWLKIKLNTNENYKELKKMMREKKLHTVCEEAKCPNIHECWAVRKTATFMILGDICTRACRFCAVKTGLPTELDLQEPERVAESVEQMGLKHVVITAVARDDLKDGGAHVFAETVRSVRARNPFCSIEVLPSDMLGDFDALKTLMDAKPDIMNHNIETVRRLSPRVRARATYDRTMEFLRRAKEMNANIPTKSSLMIGLGETWEEIVETMDDLRANNVDIMTIGQYLQPTKKHLKVQKYYTPDEFKELRDIAFSKGFKHCESGPLVRSSYHADEQVNAAAQNS; encoded by the coding sequence ATGGCAAAGAAAGAAGAATATGTACGTAAACCCGAGTGGTTAAAAATAAAGTTAAACACGAATGAAAATTATAAAGAACTTAAAAAGATGATGCGTGAGAAAAAGCTACATACGGTATGTGAAGAAGCAAAATGTCCAAACATCCATGAATGTTGGGCTGTAAGAAAAACAGCTACTTTCATGATTCTTGGAGACATCTGTACACGAGCTTGTCGTTTTTGTGCAGTAAAAACAGGATTACCAACAGAACTTGATCTACAAGAGCCAGAACGTGTTGCAGAATCTGTTGAGCAAATGGGTCTGAAACACGTCGTAATTACAGCGGTTGCACGTGATGACCTTAAAGATGGCGGTGCTCATGTATTCGCCGAAACCGTTCGTTCTGTTCGTGCTCGTAATCCATTCTGTTCGATTGAAGTTCTTCCATCTGATATGTTAGGTGATTTTGATGCACTAAAAACATTGATGGATGCAAAGCCAGATATCATGAACCATAATATTGAAACGGTACGACGTCTTTCTCCAAGAGTTCGTGCACGTGCAACGTATGATCGAACGATGGAATTTTTGCGTCGTGCAAAAGAAATGAATGCTAACATTCCGACGAAATCCAGTCTGATGATCGGGTTAGGAGAGACGTGGGAAGAAATTGTAGAAACGATGGATGATCTACGTGCAAATAACGTTGATATCATGACGATCGGACAATATCTACAACCTACTAAGAAACATCTAAAAGTACAAAAATACTATACACCAGATGAGTTTAAAGAATTGCGTGATATCGCGTTTTCTAAAGGATTCAAGCATTGTGAGTCAGGACCGCTCGTGCGTTCTTCTTACCATGCTGATGAACAAGTAAACGCAGCTGCCCAAAACAGCTAA
- a CDS encoding M23 family metallopeptidase — protein MRKFSVLFLTLTALLITFLPESRSTAAERFTKEDVERLSLYKKMESVTLIPWHYFAGVDQYERSVRKARRDLPARKGLVGIYFSPLQWSGPINPTMDDTNPERISMFGGIGKDGNNDGIADRNNDEDILFTFSEIIKKHGHDIENFRIGLWSYYQRDKAVDIIMENAKIYETYGTVSLDKHSFIVPLRSNYSYRSTWGDRRGFGGLRIHEGTDIFANYGVPVKAVSYGIVEIKGWNRFGGWRIGVRDINNVYHYYAHLGSFNKAIEKGTIVEPGMVLGYVGSSGYGPPGTSGKFPPHLHFGMYRDNGYTEWAFDPYPYLKAWERQERISNRRR, from the coding sequence ATGAGGAAATTTTCAGTCCTGTTCCTCACTCTGACAGCCCTTCTTATAACCTTTCTTCCGGAAAGCAGGAGCACGGCAGCAGAGCGATTTACGAAAGAAGACGTGGAACGGCTCAGCCTTTATAAAAAAATGGAGTCTGTTACGCTCATTCCATGGCATTACTTTGCAGGTGTAGATCAATATGAAAGAAGCGTAAGAAAAGCACGAAGAGATCTTCCTGCCAGAAAAGGATTAGTCGGGATTTATTTTTCACCTTTGCAATGGTCTGGGCCAATAAATCCAACCATGGACGATACCAACCCTGAACGTATTTCAATGTTTGGAGGTATCGGAAAAGACGGTAACAATGACGGTATTGCTGATCGAAACAACGATGAAGACATTCTGTTTACATTCAGTGAGATCATTAAAAAGCATGGGCATGATATAGAAAATTTCAGAATCGGCCTATGGAGCTATTACCAGCGAGATAAAGCTGTAGATATTATTATGGAAAACGCTAAGATCTATGAGACATATGGAACAGTTTCACTAGACAAGCACAGCTTTATCGTTCCATTAAGATCCAACTATAGTTACCGAAGCACATGGGGTGACAGACGGGGATTTGGTGGATTACGTATTCATGAAGGTACAGATATATTTGCGAATTACGGCGTTCCTGTTAAAGCAGTTTCCTATGGAATTGTTGAGATCAAAGGATGGAATCGATTTGGTGGATGGAGAATCGGTGTCCGTGATATCAATAATGTATACCATTATTACGCCCATTTAGGCAGCTTCAATAAAGCCATTGAAAAAGGGACGATTGTAGAACCTGGTATGGTACTTGGCTACGTAGGCAGTTCAGGTTACGGACCTCCCGGAACTTCTGGGAAATTCCCTCCTCATCTTCACTTTGGCATGTACCGTGACAACGGATATACAGAATGGGCATTCGACCCATATCCTTATTTAAAAGCATGGGAACGTCAGGAGCGTATTAGCAACAGGCGAAGATAA
- a CDS encoding methionine/alanine import family NSS transporter small subunit, which produces MTGSAITMMVIGMVILWGGLLASIANVVRVSRKK; this is translated from the coding sequence ATGACAGGCAGTGCGATTACAATGATGGTGATTGGCATGGTGATCCTATGGGGTGGCCTCCTCGCAAGTATTGCAAACGTGGTTCGCGTTTCAAGAAAGAAATAA
- a CDS encoding sodium-dependent transporter, translated as MENRQQWGSRYGFILAAVGSAIGLGNIWRFPAVAYENGGGAFFIPYLIALLTAGIPLLILEFTLGHKYRGSAPLSYFRLHKKAEWLGWWQVFVAFVISTYYAVIIAWAIKYSIYSLNLTWGDKPSDFFYGKVLQLSKTPGDMGGIVPGILIALLIVWVVTLLVLYKGVSKGIERFNKIFIPALVIMFTLIVIRAVTLDGAAQGLNTFFTPDWSMISNGKVWVAAYGQIFFSLSIAFAIMVTYSSYLPKKSDINNNAFITGFANSGFELLAGIGVFAALGFMAMQQGLPVDEVVKGGIGLAFEVFPAIINEFPGGNAFFGTMFFLTLVFAGMTSLISIVETYVAALQDKFGISRTKAVLMGGGVASVISLLFATKGGLYMLDIVDYFINNFGITLAGLVEVVIIAWFVRQLSGLQNHANAISDLRTGLWWKVCLGVITPILLGYMMFDNIKQNLAKNYEEYPTELILTYGVSVAVGVIVLGVVLGLVKWKSDEVVEKKEVS; from the coding sequence ATGGAAAATAGGCAGCAATGGGGAAGCCGCTATGGGTTTATATTAGCAGCGGTCGGCTCGGCTATCGGCCTAGGCAATATCTGGAGATTTCCAGCAGTTGCTTATGAGAACGGTGGGGGAGCATTCTTCATCCCATACTTAATAGCACTTTTAACGGCAGGGATTCCCTTACTGATTCTAGAATTTACGTTAGGTCATAAGTACCGTGGATCTGCTCCACTTTCTTATTTCCGTCTTCACAAAAAAGCAGAATGGCTAGGATGGTGGCAAGTATTTGTCGCGTTTGTTATTTCCACTTATTACGCGGTAATCATCGCTTGGGCGATTAAGTACTCCATTTATTCATTAAACTTAACATGGGGAGACAAGCCTTCAGATTTCTTTTATGGAAAGGTCCTTCAATTAAGTAAGACGCCTGGTGACATGGGCGGCATCGTACCAGGTATTTTGATCGCACTCCTCATCGTTTGGGTTGTGACGCTTCTTGTTCTTTATAAGGGTGTTTCAAAAGGAATCGAGCGTTTTAATAAAATTTTCATTCCAGCTTTAGTCATTATGTTTACGTTAATCGTTATTCGTGCCGTAACCCTCGATGGTGCAGCTCAAGGTTTGAACACGTTCTTCACTCCTGATTGGAGCATGATCAGTAACGGTAAGGTGTGGGTAGCAGCTTACGGTCAGATTTTCTTCTCATTGTCAATCGCATTTGCGATCATGGTTACGTATTCAAGCTATCTACCTAAGAAATCAGATATTAATAACAATGCGTTTATTACAGGTTTCGCAAACTCAGGTTTTGAACTACTAGCAGGTATTGGTGTATTCGCCGCTTTAGGTTTCATGGCCATGCAACAAGGTCTGCCAGTGGATGAAGTAGTAAAAGGCGGAATCGGACTAGCGTTTGAAGTATTCCCGGCAATTATCAATGAGTTCCCTGGTGGAAATGCCTTCTTTGGAACCATGTTCTTCTTAACCCTTGTGTTTGCTGGTATGACATCGTTGATCTCGATCGTTGAAACGTATGTGGCAGCTCTACAAGATAAATTTGGAATCTCAAGAACAAAAGCCGTGTTGATGGGTGGAGGAGTAGCATCTGTTATCTCATTACTTTTCGCTACAAAAGGCGGCCTGTACATGCTTGATATCGTAGATTACTTCATCAATAACTTTGGTATCACGTTAGCAGGTCTTGTAGAAGTAGTGATCATTGCTTGGTTCGTAAGACAATTATCCGGCCTTCAAAACCATGCGAACGCAATCTCTGACTTAAGAACAGGATTATGGTGGAAGGTTTGTCTAGGCGTGATTACACCGATCCTTCTTGGTTACATGATGTTTGATAACATCAAACAAAACCTTGCAAAAAATTATGAAGAGTATCCAACAGAATTAATCCTTACGTATGGTGTTTCAGTTGCAGTTGGCGTCATCGTACTTGGAGTCGTTTTGGGTCTCGTGAAGTGGAAATCTGATGAAGTTGTAGAGAAAAAGGAGGTCAGCTAA